Proteins from a single region of Segatella copri:
- a CDS encoding DEAD/DEAH box helicase family protein — MAKKIQKKGKLQQALVLFHYILQLFGCKDLEALSRDLKDPAYEGLNDDHESKLYHELCHKLYATGPLSIEQLYFYDQHIVKFTDEINEKRSEPIKWKYFQYLSLLFTEIYLDQYFSNPQALCDNLNRFLHDDFNHRAETWHELPDFTVDDLNKLAYWNATGSGKTLLMHVNIKQYQEYARIHHAKKLNRIIVLTPNEGLSRQHYEELKASNMDVAMFSKQGVGGLFQGKAVEIIDINKLADKDGDKTVAVEAFEGNNLVLVDEGHKGSSGDVWMGYRQKLTEEGFSFEYSATFGQAISAKSNAKDRKAMFDQYGKATLFDYSYRYFYADGYGKDYRIMNMNDWNDDDLLNMYLTAYLLCLYEQTKIYQSDVRIHNRFLVEKPLGIFVGSSVKAVSKENKNQVSDVTQILLFLQDFIRNRTEFSGYIRRLLSSEDGLKTKNGYSVFGNSFLALKGGYLVEDDKLKFAENIYDAILRDLFHSNIHGAQLHIDLQKGGFEEIGLRVGSTKDYFGVINVGDGKELLKLLQDKGFLCETKAFVTSSLFNNINSQDSTVNILIGSKKFTEGWSSWRVSVMGLMNVGRSEGSEIIQLFGRGVRLKGYRYSLKRSKMLDACYQDEMIPKNLSTIETLNIFGVRADYMEALKAYLEDEGLPTNEIDYEKIVIKTIKSVDLDALHLSLPKVVDGYNFKKSAVVEPADESLMKKVNVKLDKYPKVDLLRSKNVQTANAASRYIGVLGQEHLNWIDWTEVFFALQGMKAERGWYNLELRLEDLKYLMANPSWYELSIPEDRLNFHDFGKNVELWQDVTISLLRGYMDMAYKKAKSKEEQKHLKETRVTYYNIGMPDEYEIEIRNDLLNVVDHLKTLQTQVEANEFGKDLVLDAPYFKALNVEEHLYKPLVFLAEKNTNGNRPYVDVVTGEPKLKVSPVALNLGEQNFVTSFREYCKVHQDDVLAGKQVYLLRNESKRGLGFFEANNFYPDFILWILDGEKQYITFIDPKGIRNLKGLEDDKIQLFKYLQTEVASQLGNAHLMLNSFIISNTPMEQVEFWLKNPFEKGEFQKNHVLFKDDKGYLETMVDMILQYM; from the coding sequence ATGGCTAAGAAAATACAGAAGAAAGGAAAACTGCAGCAGGCACTGGTCCTGTTTCATTATATCTTGCAGCTGTTTGGCTGTAAGGACTTGGAGGCTTTGTCTCGTGACCTCAAGGATCCAGCATACGAAGGATTGAATGATGACCACGAGTCAAAACTCTATCATGAGCTTTGTCATAAGCTCTATGCTACAGGTCCTTTGTCCATAGAACAGTTGTACTTTTACGACCAGCATATCGTGAAGTTTACTGATGAGATTAACGAGAAGCGAAGTGAACCAATCAAGTGGAAGTACTTCCAGTATCTATCCCTCTTGTTCACGGAAATCTATCTCGACCAGTATTTCAGTAATCCGCAGGCACTTTGCGACAACCTGAATCGTTTTCTGCATGATGACTTCAATCATCGTGCAGAAACCTGGCACGAGTTGCCCGACTTTACGGTTGATGACTTAAATAAGTTGGCTTATTGGAATGCAACAGGTTCGGGTAAGACTTTGCTGATGCATGTCAATATCAAGCAATATCAGGAGTATGCCAGGATTCATCATGCCAAGAAACTCAACCGCATCATCGTATTGACTCCGAATGAAGGATTGAGTCGTCAGCATTATGAAGAGTTGAAGGCTTCTAATATGGATGTTGCTATGTTCAGTAAGCAAGGTGTTGGTGGTTTGTTTCAAGGCAAGGCTGTAGAAATCATCGACATCAATAAATTGGCAGATAAGGATGGAGATAAAACGGTAGCAGTAGAGGCTTTCGAGGGCAACAACCTGGTATTGGTAGATGAAGGTCACAAAGGTTCCAGTGGTGATGTCTGGATGGGGTATCGCCAAAAGTTGACCGAGGAAGGCTTCTCTTTTGAGTATTCCGCTACCTTTGGTCAAGCCATTTCTGCAAAGAGTAATGCCAAAGACCGGAAGGCGATGTTCGACCAATATGGTAAGGCAACACTTTTTGATTATTCCTATCGTTATTTCTATGCCGATGGATATGGCAAGGATTATCGTATCATGAATATGAACGACTGGAATGATGATGATCTGCTCAATATGTATCTCACGGCATATTTGCTATGTCTTTATGAACAGACAAAAATCTATCAGAGTGATGTGCGGATTCATAACAGGTTTCTGGTGGAGAAGCCATTGGGAATATTTGTGGGAAGTAGCGTGAAGGCTGTGAGTAAGGAAAATAAGAATCAGGTATCGGATGTAACTCAGATACTCTTGTTCTTGCAGGATTTTATCCGGAATCGTACCGAATTTTCTGGTTATATCCGTCGCTTGCTCAGTTCGGAAGATGGATTGAAAACAAAGAATGGTTATTCTGTATTTGGCAACTCTTTCCTGGCGCTTAAAGGTGGTTATCTCGTAGAAGATGACAAACTGAAGTTTGCCGAGAACATCTACGATGCTATCCTGCGGGATCTTTTCCACTCCAATATCCATGGTGCCCAACTTCATATTGATCTTCAAAAAGGAGGTTTTGAGGAGATTGGATTGAGAGTAGGAAGTACTAAGGATTATTTCGGAGTCATCAATGTGGGAGATGGTAAGGAATTGCTGAAACTCTTGCAGGATAAAGGATTCCTTTGCGAAACGAAAGCATTCGTAACTTCCAGCCTCTTCAATAATATCAATTCTCAAGATTCAACCGTCAACATCCTGATTGGTTCCAAGAAGTTTACTGAAGGATGGAGTAGTTGGCGAGTTTCCGTGATGGGGCTGATGAATGTGGGACGCAGCGAAGGTTCTGAGATTATTCAGCTTTTTGGTCGTGGTGTTCGTCTGAAGGGATACAGATATTCCCTGAAGCGAAGCAAGATGCTGGATGCCTGCTATCAGGACGAGATGATTCCAAAGAATTTGTCAACCATAGAGACTCTGAATATCTTTGGCGTGCGGGCTGATTATATGGAAGCCCTCAAGGCATATTTGGAGGATGAAGGTTTGCCAACCAATGAGATAGACTATGAGAAGATTGTCATTAAAACCATTAAGTCTGTTGATTTAGATGCGCTTCATCTCTCATTGCCGAAAGTCGTGGATGGCTATAACTTCAAGAAGTCTGCCGTGGTGGAACCTGCCGATGAAAGCCTGATGAAAAAGGTGAATGTAAAACTGGACAAATATCCAAAGGTGGATTTGCTGAGAAGCAAGAATGTTCAAACTGCTAATGCTGCAAGTCGCTATATAGGTGTTTTGGGACAGGAGCATCTGAATTGGATAGACTGGACGGAAGTGTTCTTTGCCTTGCAGGGTATGAAGGCAGAGCGAGGTTGGTATAATCTGGAATTGCGATTGGAAGACTTGAAGTATCTGATGGCAAATCCTTCCTGGTACGAATTGTCAATTCCGGAAGACCGTTTGAACTTTCATGATTTCGGAAAGAATGTGGAGTTGTGGCAGGATGTTACAATCAGTCTGCTCCGTGGCTATATGGATATGGCTTACAAGAAGGCCAAGTCGAAGGAAGAGCAAAAGCATCTGAAGGAGACACGCGTTACCTATTATAATATAGGTATGCCTGACGAATATGAAATAGAGATTCGTAACGACCTGCTTAATGTGGTGGATCATTTGAAAACATTGCAGACGCAGGTGGAGGCCAATGAATTTGGTAAAGACTTGGTTCTTGATGCTCCTTATTTCAAGGCATTGAATGTGGAGGAACATCTGTATAAGCCTTTGGTCTTCCTTGCAGAGAAAAATACCAATGGTAATCGTCCTTATGTGGATGTTGTAACTGGTGAGCCAAAGTTGAAGGTGTCTCCTGTGGCATTAAACTTGGGAGAACAGAACTTTGTTACTTCTTTCCGTGAATATTGTAAGGTTCATCAAGACGATGTGCTGGCTGGTAAGCAGGTTTATCTGCTTCGCAATGAGAGTAAGAGGGGGTTGGGTTTCTTTGAAGCAAACAACTTCTATCCTGATTTTATCTTATGGATATTGGATGGAGAGAAGCAATATATCACCTTCATCGACCCGAAAGGTATTCGCAATCTTAAAGGATTGGAGGATGATAAGATTCAACTCTTCAAGTATTTACAGACAGAAGTGGCTTCTCAGTTGGGCAACGCTCATCTGATGTTGAACAGTTTCATTATCAGCAATACGCCAATGGAGCAGGTTGAGTTTTGGTTGAAGAATCCATTTGAAAAAGGTGAATTCCAAAAGAATCATGTGCTGTTTAAGGATGATAAAGGCTATCTGGAAACGATGGTTGATATGATTTTACAGTATATGTAG
- the feoB gene encoding ferrous iron transport protein B has protein sequence MKLSELKTGESGVIVKVSGHGGFRKRVIEMGFIKGKKVDVLLNAPLQDPVKYKIMGYEVSLRHSEADHIEVVSIDEAKNDAKLSKAEEEDRQQVIDSKVIDSNDSDEQALGDKMLVAERKDNASNEALAEQEAERLHRVINVALVGNPNCGKTSLFNFASGAHERVGNYSGVTVDAKVGEADFNGYHFNLVDLPGTYSLSAYSPEELYVRKQLIEHTPDIVINVIDTSNLERNLYLTTQLIDMHIRMVCALNMFDETEKRGDNIDYDKLGELFGISMIPTVFTNGRGVDKLFETIIELYEGKEDSSTHYRHIHINHGHEIEHGIEHIQKYLKADDSIRQRYSTRYLSIKLLENDKHAEEYVSHLKSAKEIFAARDEAAKRVKEETQEDSETAIMDAKYGFIHGALQEAGYEPGKAKDTYQVTHLIDSILTNKYVGFPIFILLLFIMFSATFVLGEIPKGWIEDGVAWLGEFISNTMPAGPVKDMLVDGVIGGVGAVIVFLPQILILYFFISYMEDSGYMARAAFIMDKLMHKMGLHGKSFIPLIMGFGCNVPAVMATRTIESHRSRLITMLILPLMSCSARLPIYIMVIGTFFAIQYRSLIMVSLYLIGIFLAVILSRIFASFVVKGEDTPFVMELPPYRFPTWKAIGRHTWEKGKQYLKKMGGIILVASIIVWALGYFPHNEELDNQAQQEQSYIGRIGKTIEPIFTPQGFDWKLDVGLVSGVGAKEIVASTMGVLYSNNDSFSDDQGYNDEDGKYEVLKKQMTSDLKKTYGYSDAEAASKATLTAYCFLLFVLLYFPCIATIAAIKGETGSWKWAGFAAGYTTLLAWVVSALAFQIGNLFI, from the coding sequence ATGAAATTATCAGAACTTAAAACAGGTGAAAGTGGAGTCATCGTCAAGGTATCAGGACACGGTGGCTTCAGAAAGAGAGTCATCGAGATGGGATTCATCAAGGGCAAGAAGGTTGATGTGCTCCTTAACGCCCCACTCCAAGACCCAGTGAAATACAAGATTATGGGTTACGAGGTGTCACTCCGCCACAGCGAAGCAGACCATATCGAGGTGGTTTCCATTGATGAAGCCAAGAACGATGCAAAGCTCAGCAAGGCGGAAGAAGAAGACCGCCAGCAGGTAATTGACTCAAAAGTAATAGATTCCAACGATAGCGACGAGCAGGCGCTCGGCGACAAGATGCTCGTGGCTGAAAGAAAAGACAATGCCAGCAACGAAGCCCTGGCTGAACAGGAAGCAGAAAGACTCCACCGCGTCATCAACGTGGCACTGGTGGGAAATCCAAACTGCGGTAAGACTTCCCTCTTCAACTTTGCTTCGGGTGCTCACGAACGCGTAGGCAACTATAGCGGTGTAACCGTGGATGCGAAAGTAGGTGAAGCCGATTTCAACGGCTACCACTTCAATCTGGTAGATTTGCCGGGTACATATTCCCTCTCGGCTTATTCGCCAGAAGAACTCTATGTGCGCAAGCAGCTCATCGAGCATACGCCGGATATCGTCATCAACGTCATCGACACCAGCAACCTGGAGCGCAATCTCTATCTCACCACACAATTGATAGATATGCACATCCGCATGGTCTGCGCCCTCAATATGTTTGATGAAACCGAGAAGCGTGGCGATAACATCGACTACGACAAACTGGGCGAACTCTTCGGTATCTCGATGATTCCTACCGTCTTCACCAATGGCCGAGGCGTGGACAAGCTCTTCGAGACCATCATCGAACTCTACGAAGGTAAGGAAGATTCCAGCACTCACTATCGCCATATCCACATCAACCATGGACATGAAATAGAACATGGTATTGAGCATATCCAGAAATATCTGAAGGCAGATGATTCCATCCGCCAGCGCTACTCTACCCGATATCTTTCTATCAAGTTGTTGGAGAATGATAAGCACGCCGAGGAATACGTAAGTCATCTGAAATCGGCCAAGGAAATTTTCGCAGCCCGTGACGAGGCAGCCAAGCGTGTGAAGGAAGAGACCCAGGAGGATAGCGAAACCGCCATCATGGATGCCAAATACGGTTTCATTCATGGTGCATTGCAGGAAGCAGGCTATGAACCGGGCAAGGCAAAGGATACCTATCAGGTAACCCATCTTATCGACAGCATCCTGACCAATAAATATGTAGGCTTCCCTATCTTCATCCTCCTGCTGTTTATCATGTTCTCAGCCACCTTCGTACTGGGCGAGATTCCTAAGGGATGGATTGAGGACGGCGTAGCATGGCTGGGCGAGTTCATCAGCAATACGATGCCGGCTGGACCAGTGAAGGATATGCTGGTAGATGGTGTGATTGGTGGTGTAGGTGCTGTGATTGTCTTCCTGCCACAGATTCTGATTCTGTATTTCTTCATCTCTTATATGGAGGATTCGGGATATATGGCTCGTGCCGCCTTCATCATGGATAAGCTGATGCACAAGATGGGTTTGCATGGCAAATCATTCATCCCGCTGATTATGGGATTCGGATGTAACGTACCTGCCGTGATGGCAACAAGAACCATCGAGAGTCACCGTTCGCGTCTGATTACGATGCTGATTCTGCCATTGATGAGCTGTTCTGCTCGTCTGCCAATCTACATCATGGTCATCGGAACATTCTTTGCCATCCAATACCGTTCGCTCATCATGGTATCGCTCTATCTCATCGGCATCTTCCTAGCCGTGATTCTGAGCCGCATCTTTGCCAGTTTCGTTGTGAAGGGCGAAGATACCCCGTTCGTAATGGAGCTGCCTCCTTACCGCTTCCCTACCTGGAAGGCGATAGGCCGCCATACCTGGGAAAAGGGTAAGCAGTATCTGAAGAAGATGGGTGGCATCATCCTCGTAGCAAGTATCATCGTCTGGGCTTTGGGCTACTTCCCTCACAATGAGGAACTTGACAACCAGGCACAACAGGAGCAAAGCTATATCGGCAGAATAGGTAAGACCATCGAGCCTATCTTTACCCCACAGGGTTTCGACTGGAAACTGGATGTGGGCTTGGTTTCCGGTGTGGGTGCCAAGGAGATTGTAGCCTCAACAATGGGCGTGCTCTACAGCAACAACGACAGTTTCTCTGACGATCAGGGCTACAACGATGAAGACGGAAAATACGAGGTTTTGAAGAAGCAGATGACGTCTGATTTAAAGAAGACCTACGGTTACAGCGATGCCGAGGCAGCATCCAAGGCAACGCTCACCGCCTACTGTTTCCTCCTCTTCGTATTGCTCTACTTCCCTTGCATTGCCACGATAGCAGCCATCAAGGGCGAGACGGGCAGTTGGAAATGGGCAGGCTTCGCCGCCGGCTACACCACGCTATTGGCATGGGTAGTATCAGCCCTGGCCTTCCAAATAGGAAATTTGTTTATATAA
- a CDS encoding ATP-binding protein yields MDSNITKKKFAKREYIYRKRIPYGMMNFVSVRRDDCYYVDKTPYIEDIERSNKFFFYIRPRRFGKSLTLSMLKQYYDINMADRFEELFGGLYIGENPTPEHNTYLIISLNFAVVDANLENYKKGLDAHCNTEFNYFCDVYAQYLPANLKEEMNKKDGAAEQLDYLCKECKKTGQKVYLFIDEYDHFTNTILAEPDCLNSYQAETHGTGYLRKFFDTIKSATDSTLERVFVTGVSPVTMDDLTSGFNIGTNYSLSYEFNEMTGFTEEEVREMLTYYTDTLNLHNYTVNELIELMKPWYDNYCFAEASYGETTMYNSNMVLYFIDNYIRNRGKLPRNMIEENIRLDYNKLRMLIRKDKEFAHDASIIQQLVENGFVAGELKTGFPAEQIGDPDNFVSLLYYFGMVTIAGTHQGKTKFVIPNEVVREQLFRYLLDTYKENDLKYDSYEKGNLESALAYCGEWKPYFEYIADSLHKYSSQRDHQKGEYFVHGFTLAMTCDNKFYRPISEKDTQEGYADIFLCPLVDNFSDMLHSYIVELKYAKSKDTDAHVEQLRQEAISQVNRYAESEVVTSAIKTTQLHKIIVVYKGTEMVVCEEV; encoded by the coding sequence ATGGATAGTAATATCACAAAGAAGAAATTTGCCAAACGCGAATACATTTATCGCAAGCGCATCCCTTACGGAATGATGAACTTCGTTAGCGTGAGAAGAGATGACTGCTATTATGTTGACAAGACCCCATATATAGAAGATATAGAAAGATCTAACAAGTTTTTCTTCTATATCCGCCCTCGCCGTTTCGGCAAGAGCCTTACCCTCTCCATGCTCAAACAGTATTACGATATCAATATGGCTGACAGGTTTGAGGAACTGTTTGGAGGACTGTATATCGGCGAGAATCCGACACCTGAGCATAATACCTATCTGATTATCTCGCTCAACTTTGCCGTGGTAGATGCCAATCTTGAGAATTACAAGAAGGGACTTGATGCGCATTGCAACACCGAGTTTAACTACTTCTGCGATGTGTATGCACAATATCTGCCAGCCAATTTGAAAGAAGAGATGAACAAGAAGGATGGTGCAGCAGAGCAGTTGGACTATCTCTGCAAGGAATGCAAGAAAACCGGACAGAAGGTGTATCTCTTCATTGATGAGTACGACCATTTCACCAATACCATCCTGGCTGAACCGGATTGCCTCAACAGCTATCAGGCAGAAACCCATGGCACGGGGTATCTCCGCAAGTTCTTCGACACCATCAAATCGGCTACAGATTCTACCCTGGAGCGAGTCTTCGTAACGGGTGTAAGTCCTGTTACCATGGATGACCTGACCAGCGGTTTCAATATCGGCACCAACTATTCCCTATCATACGAGTTTAACGAGATGACGGGCTTCACGGAGGAAGAAGTACGCGAAATGCTCACTTACTATACCGACACCCTCAATCTCCACAACTACACAGTGAATGAATTGATAGAACTGATGAAGCCATGGTACGATAACTATTGCTTTGCAGAGGCTTCTTACGGAGAAACCACCATGTACAACTCCAACATGGTGCTCTATTTCATTGATAATTATATCAGAAATAGAGGAAAACTGCCAAGGAATATGATAGAGGAAAATATCCGATTGGATTACAACAAGCTCCGCATGCTCATCCGTAAGGATAAGGAGTTTGCCCACGATGCCTCTATCATCCAGCAACTGGTAGAAAACGGCTTTGTGGCTGGTGAACTCAAGACTGGCTTCCCTGCCGAGCAGATAGGCGACCCAGATAATTTCGTGAGTCTGCTTTACTACTTCGGCATGGTTACCATCGCTGGAACTCATCAGGGAAAGACCAAGTTCGTGATACCAAACGAGGTAGTGCGAGAGCAGTTGTTCAGATACCTTCTTGACACTTACAAGGAGAACGACCTGAAATACGACTCATACGAAAAGGGAAACCTGGAAAGTGCCTTGGCATATTGTGGAGAATGGAAACCATATTTTGAATATATCGCAGACAGCCTGCATAAATATTCATCCCAAAGAGACCATCAGAAGGGAGAATATTTCGTGCATGGATTCACGCTTGCCATGACCTGCGACAATAAGTTCTATCGCCCGATATCCGAAAAGGATACCCAGGAAGGATATGCTGACATCTTCCTCTGTCCATTGGTTGATAATTTCAGCGATATGCTACATTCCTACATTGTAGAACTCAAATATGCCAAGTCGAAAGATACCGATGCGCATGTGGAGCAACTCAGGCAGGAAGCCATCAGCCAGGTGAATAGATATGCAGAAAGCGAAGTGGTAACTTCTGCCATCAAGACCACGCAGCTGCATAAGATCATCGTGGTGTATAAAGGCACAGAAATGGTGGTTTGCGAAGAAGTATAA
- a CDS encoding MFS transporter — translation MSNLSDLARKRVAVAAYYFVPGVVFASWASRIPDVKQMLHLSNGQLGTVLFAIPIGQLLMMAFSGILVSRFGSKKMLVLSELLYVLVLFCIGSSTTVFHLILSLIAFGMMANLMNIATNTQACLVEKMYGRNIMSSFHGLWSLGGFSGGIIGAIFANTLLPIDVHFGTILALSILIVAVGFRFLINDAMAKAEEEDVPKFSFKTIDPILFLLGLMGFAGMFCEGTVYDWSSVYFSSVVKTDEAFIRAGYVAGMGAMTLGRFMADGFVTKYGPARVLKVCGGLILGGLWLAAALPYLIPATLGFLLVGFGISSSVPICYSIAGKLGTIKASIAITIVSSISFFGFLIGPPVIGWLAEATGLRIAISIAACLGLMIAFVSAKVGKRLS, via the coding sequence TTGAGTAATTTAAGTGATTTGGCGCGCAAGCGAGTGGCGGTTGCGGCTTATTATTTTGTTCCGGGAGTAGTGTTTGCCAGTTGGGCAAGCCGTATTCCGGATGTAAAACAGATGTTGCATCTGAGCAACGGTCAGTTGGGAACGGTGCTTTTCGCCATTCCTATCGGCCAACTTCTGATGATGGCTTTCTCGGGTATCCTGGTGAGTAGATTTGGCAGCAAGAAGATGCTGGTTCTCTCTGAGTTGCTCTATGTTCTGGTTCTTTTCTGCATCGGTAGCAGTACTACGGTTTTTCATCTGATTTTGAGTCTTATTGCTTTCGGAATGATGGCGAATCTGATGAACATTGCCACCAATACGCAGGCATGTCTGGTAGAGAAGATGTATGGGCGCAACATCATGTCATCGTTTCATGGTCTGTGGAGTCTGGGTGGATTCTCCGGTGGTATCATCGGTGCCATCTTTGCCAACACTTTGCTCCCGATAGATGTCCACTTTGGAACTATCCTGGCTCTGAGTATTCTCATCGTTGCTGTCGGTTTCCGCTTTCTGATTAATGATGCCATGGCGAAAGCAGAAGAGGAGGATGTTCCGAAGTTTTCTTTCAAGACCATCGACCCGATTCTGTTCCTTTTGGGACTGATGGGATTTGCAGGCATGTTCTGTGAAGGTACCGTTTACGATTGGAGTAGCGTATATTTTTCATCAGTAGTAAAAACCGATGAGGCTTTTATCCGTGCGGGCTATGTGGCTGGTATGGGAGCGATGACTTTGGGTAGATTCATGGCTGATGGGTTTGTTACGAAATACGGCCCAGCTAGGGTTTTGAAGGTTTGTGGTGGTTTGATATTGGGCGGTTTGTGGCTGGCTGCTGCCTTGCCTTATCTCATTCCTGCCACCTTGGGTTTCCTGCTGGTAGGTTTCGGCATCTCTTCGTCGGTTCCTATCTGTTACAGTATCGCAGGAAAACTGGGAACCATCAAGGCGAGCATCGCCATTACCATCGTTTCGAGCATCAGTTTCTTCGGTTTCCTGATAGGACCTCCGGTTATCGGATGGCTTGCTGAGGCTACCGGTCTCCGCATTGCCATCAGTATTGCCGCCTGTCTGGGTCTTATGATAGCGTTTGTTTCCGCAAAGGTAGGAAAGAGATTATCCTGA
- a CDS encoding SGNH/GDSL hydrolase family protein → MKKQTMITLALALTLAMPTLPAFAQKAMSKKEIAEKEKTFKNLQHPWKGKKVAYFGDSITDPNIKASKVKYWGFLQDWLGITPYVYGVSGRQWNDIPRQADQLQKEHGDDFDAILIFMGTNDYNNGVPVGEWYTETFDSVRVARHKPSEMVQRRHRHFCMDKNTLKGRINIAMSKLKQMYPTKQIVVMTPVHRALFASGDKNIQPDEMYENARGIFFDEYVKAIKETGNVWAVPVIDLNSLSGLFPLYDAGAQMFNKPDTDRLHPNDAGHSRMAKTIMQQLSALPCVF, encoded by the coding sequence ATGAAGAAACAAACAATGATTACCCTGGCACTCGCCCTCACTCTGGCGATGCCAACCCTACCCGCCTTCGCCCAGAAGGCGATGAGCAAGAAAGAAATTGCCGAAAAAGAGAAGACATTCAAGAACCTTCAGCATCCCTGGAAGGGAAAGAAAGTGGCTTACTTCGGCGACTCCATCACAGACCCTAACATCAAGGCATCAAAAGTAAAATACTGGGGATTCCTGCAGGATTGGCTCGGCATCACCCCTTACGTTTATGGTGTGAGCGGCAGACAGTGGAACGATATTCCCCGTCAGGCAGACCAACTGCAGAAGGAACATGGTGATGATTTTGATGCCATCCTCATCTTTATGGGTACCAACGATTACAACAACGGTGTGCCTGTAGGAGAATGGTACACGGAGACTTTCGACAGCGTGAGAGTAGCCCGCCACAAGCCAAGCGAAATGGTACAGCGCCGCCACCGCCACTTCTGTATGGACAAGAATACATTGAAAGGCCGCATCAACATCGCCATGTCGAAGCTGAAGCAGATGTATCCTACCAAGCAAATCGTGGTGATGACTCCTGTGCATCGTGCTCTCTTTGCCAGTGGTGACAAGAACATCCAGCCAGATGAGATGTACGAGAATGCGCGTGGCATCTTCTTCGATGAATACGTGAAAGCTATTAAGGAAACAGGCAATGTCTGGGCGGTTCCGGTCATCGACCTCAACTCCCTTTCGGGTCTCTTCCCTCTTTACGATGCTGGTGCGCAGATGTTTAACAAACCGGATACCGACCGTCTTCATCCAAACGATGCCGGTCACTCTCGCATGGCTAAGACCATCATGCAGCAGCTATCTGCATTGCCTTGCGTCTTCTAG